In the Candidatus Cloacimonas acidaminovorans str. Evry genome, one interval contains:
- the rbfA gene encoding 30S ribosome-binding factor RbfA: MKNYRIPRLQAELKKLFNIALSQKLNDPKLAWVQITDVVISKDLHYAKLYFSHYNNPASHDQIRELLIKSSGFLKKQIAGAQIMRTIPELSFYYDDTEDRAAKVDTLLASLRDDFDDEDEEDQDIDIDDILDDDDYFDFDEEDDEEDYDDYEDEEEDEEEE; this comes from the coding sequence ATGAAAAACTATCGTATTCCCCGCTTACAGGCAGAATTGAAGAAACTCTTCAATATTGCTCTTTCCCAAAAATTGAACGACCCCAAACTGGCTTGGGTACAGATAACCGATGTAGTTATCTCCAAGGATTTACACTATGCCAAGCTATATTTTTCGCATTATAATAACCCCGCCAGTCATGACCAAATCAGAGAACTCCTGATTAAGTCATCCGGCTTTTTAAAAAAACAAATAGCAGGAGCACAAATTATGAGAACAATCCCCGAATTATCATTCTACTACGATGACACAGAAGATCGTGCCGCGAAAGTAGATACGCTGCTGGCATCGCTCAGAGATGATTTTGACGATGAAGATGAGGAAGACCAGGATATTGATATTGACGATATTCTGGATGATGATGATTATTTTGATTTTGATGAGGAGGACGACGAAGAGGATTACGACGATTACGAAGACGAAGAAGAGGATGAGGAAGAGGAATAA
- a CDS encoding DHH family phosphoesterase — MQNIRKELVELISKAENILLTTHISPDGDGYCSALALQRIISFLGKSSLLVTDDDDLSRYNYLQDGKSREKRFHELKEEEQNFSLAVVLDCNSYDRLGERSVLVEKAEKIIVLDHHEAENGLIKAELSYIEPSFACVGEIIFSLLETEINRMPVSDRLFVCNCLYTTILNDTNNFVNTNTDADVFIFASKLVNLGVKPNEQYRYFFLQHSAEELRYIGETLSTIELHYQRKILFMYSTLVMSKKNNIDPESIMNATRWVQGIIGIEVITYLREEKEGVYKISLRSETIDVNRIAVRYGGGGHKQAAGCYFYGTLVEAKDKLLKDVINALECHNG; from the coding sequence GTGCAAAATATTAGAAAAGAATTAGTGGAGCTTATTTCCAAAGCCGAAAATATATTACTTACAACTCATATCAGTCCTGATGGAGATGGTTATTGTTCAGCTCTGGCTTTACAAAGGATTATTTCCTTTTTAGGCAAAAGTTCTTTACTGGTAACCGATGATGATGACCTGAGCCGTTATAACTATCTGCAGGATGGAAAAAGCCGGGAAAAGCGTTTCCACGAGTTAAAGGAAGAAGAGCAGAACTTTTCTTTGGCAGTTGTTTTAGATTGTAATTCTTATGATAGGTTAGGTGAAAGAAGCGTTCTGGTAGAGAAAGCGGAAAAGATAATAGTTCTGGATCATCATGAAGCGGAAAATGGTTTAATAAAAGCAGAGCTAAGTTATATTGAACCCTCTTTTGCCTGTGTAGGAGAAATTATCTTTTCCCTGCTGGAAACGGAAATTAACAGAATGCCTGTTTCCGATCGCTTATTTGTGTGTAATTGCCTTTATACTACAATTTTGAACGATACCAACAACTTTGTTAATACCAATACCGATGCGGATGTTTTTATCTTTGCCTCAAAATTGGTGAACTTAGGAGTTAAACCCAATGAACAATATCGGTATTTCTTTCTGCAGCATTCGGCAGAAGAACTGCGTTATATAGGTGAAACCCTTTCTACAATTGAATTGCATTACCAGCGTAAGATATTATTTATGTATTCAACCTTGGTAATGAGCAAAAAAAATAATATTGATCCTGAAAGCATAATGAATGCAACGCGTTGGGTGCAAGGCATAATAGGGATTGAGGTAATAACTTACTTAAGGGAAGAAAAAGAAGGGGTATACAAAATCAGTTTGCGTTCCGAGACAATAGATGTGAATAGAATTGCTGTGCGTTATGGAGGAGGAGGTCACAAACAGGCAGCCGGATGTTATTTTTATGGAACTCTGGTAGAAGCCAAAGATAAATTGTTAAAGGATGTTATTAATGCCCTTGAATGCCATAACGGATAA
- the truB gene encoding tRNA pseudouridine(55) synthase TruB: protein MPLNAITDKAFLAIDKPSGITSFAVIRRLRKITGSKKIGHTGTLDPFATGLLICCLGSYTRLAGLLEEKDKTYLARMILGIKTATGDPEGDIMQTAPIPEFVSKLDVLAKKARQLTELPVPAYSAVKVNGKRAYELARKGEKFNLPKRPVQIKEVEFLPWEPNKSDELSYRCKVGKGTYIRALSEWLAEQLNTIAYTTFLRRESIGNITLQDAVSLDDLTKDNWFRYQLSYKKVFPDYTCLKLNADDFAKVMNGMDIAHSNENNEKYILLKEENICAIGQRMNNYIHPLMVLK, encoded by the coding sequence ATGCCCTTGAATGCCATAACGGATAAAGCATTTCTGGCTATAGATAAGCCGTCTGGAATAACTTCCTTTGCAGTTATCAGGCGTTTGCGTAAAATTACCGGAAGCAAAAAAATCGGGCATACTGGAACACTTGATCCTTTTGCTACGGGTTTGCTAATCTGTTGTTTGGGCTCTTATACCCGTTTAGCGGGTTTATTGGAGGAAAAAGATAAGACCTATCTTGCCAGAATGATATTGGGCATAAAAACTGCAACCGGCGATCCGGAAGGCGATATTATGCAAACAGCTCCCATTCCTGAATTTGTTAGTAAACTTGATGTTTTGGCAAAAAAAGCAAGACAATTGACCGAACTTCCCGTGCCAGCTTATTCAGCTGTAAAAGTTAACGGGAAAAGAGCTTATGAACTTGCCCGCAAAGGTGAAAAGTTCAATCTGCCTAAGCGTCCTGTTCAAATTAAAGAAGTTGAATTTTTACCTTGGGAACCGAATAAATCTGATGAACTAAGCTATCGTTGCAAAGTTGGCAAAGGAACTTATATCCGGGCGTTAAGTGAATGGCTGGCAGAACAATTGAACACAATTGCTTACACAACTTTTCTACGGAGAGAAAGCATTGGCAATATAACTTTGCAGGATGCGGTTTCTTTGGATGATTTGACTAAGGATAACTGGTTTCGCTATCAGCTTAGCTATAAAAAGGTTTTTCCTGATTATACCTGCCTCAAGCTGAATGCAGATGACTTTGCCAAAGTGATGAATGGTATGGATATAGCTCATTCTAACGAAAATAACGAAAAATACATTTTGCTTAAAGAAGAAAATATCTGTGCTATTGGGCAAAGAATGAATAACTATATTCACCCGCTTATGGTGCTAAAATGA
- a CDS encoding bifunctional riboflavin kinase/FAD synthetase, which translates to MSKKSVLTIGTFDGLHLGHQKVLKKVVEIAMAEGLQSVVISYQDHPAFVLKTHPMPKMLCPAEIKLQEMKKMGIERIELLDFTLELAKTPPLKFLKDYIIPLFQPKVIVMGYDSHFGHLRQGNYDFLCRHSEELGYRVEYVEPLLFEGKPISSSSIRNLLLSGKIEAANYLLGRPYRLIGKVGHSNSKGRKLGFPTANLNLLCPHQLIPKSGIYLSKVIWQENVFFGLTNIGCSPTVKNTGVIEIETHILDFQDNLYGQIMELDLLSYLREEKMFKNVDELKTAIQNDIALARVMLKEFSG; encoded by the coding sequence ATGAGTAAAAAATCGGTCTTAACTATTGGCACTTTTGACGGCTTGCATTTGGGTCATCAGAAAGTGCTTAAAAAAGTTGTAGAAATAGCAATGGCAGAAGGTCTGCAGAGTGTGGTTATCAGTTATCAAGATCATCCTGCTTTTGTGTTAAAAACGCATCCTATGCCCAAAATGCTTTGTCCGGCAGAAATCAAACTACAGGAAATGAAAAAAATGGGTATAGAGAGAATTGAACTATTGGATTTTACTTTAGAGCTGGCAAAAACCCCTCCCTTAAAATTTTTGAAGGACTATATAATTCCCCTGTTTCAGCCAAAAGTTATAGTTATGGGTTACGATTCTCATTTTGGACACTTGCGTCAAGGTAACTATGATTTTCTTTGTAGGCATTCCGAAGAACTGGGTTACCGTGTGGAATATGTAGAGCCCTTGCTTTTTGAAGGTAAGCCAATCAGCAGCAGCAGTATCAGAAATTTACTCCTCAGCGGTAAAATTGAAGCAGCCAATTATTTATTGGGAAGACCCTACCGTTTGATAGGCAAAGTAGGACACAGCAATTCCAAAGGGAGAAAACTTGGTTTTCCTACAGCAAATTTGAATTTGCTTTGTCCGCATCAACTTATTCCTAAAAGCGGAATTTACCTTTCTAAAGTGATTTGGCAGGAAAATGTATTTTTCGGGTTGACAAATATCGGTTGCAGTCCAACAGTGAAAAATACGGGAGTTATTGAAATTGAAACCCATATTCTTGATTTTCAGGATAACCTCTATGGTCAAATTATGGAGCTGGACTTACTCAGTTATCTTAGAGAGGAAAAGATGTTTAAGAATGTAGATGAGCTTAAAACAGCCATCCAAAATGACATTGCCTTAGCAAGAGTAATGCTGAAGGAATTTTCGGGGTGA
- a CDS encoding T9SS type A sorting domain-containing protein: protein MRKVNKPTIYLAKGNFLFPLAVLFFLLLPVFFSAVSPLQVVPGSGIKDIEDSKLYHFRYHNLVDDYHLSGPKIWAVRFNFKDAYPIADSASFTLNSFKIYSPYPNLEMRVSLWNEQYGGNNELNYFPGVIIPGGNWQNITLSTSPTTITFPEIQNPLRIIWLVMDFTTPLADKYMSASEGSGKNSFYYNNTVQGNEFWQSLFTAGFKCELRVSAIGDFNLLHTDLELLSFSLPENILPGSTVHPSVTVYNHSQYPVSDTLEVNFSDPLLELNQTLQIPLLNINPRDSLFTVSSEGISFSREPSQIKVTLAFKNHPNIIFSARYYNVFGETGSSHLVEYFRRYTFGFSDIPQEASEVHHLLYFPNLADNLSNLFAVQRFNYYQFNSLPKTVVDGYKKFHLQIDANSEELVSAISAAQAKRSFISRSSSNISMPDPETPENLLLNIKLYNDRTTLYEWTASSALNPKFFAGIFEENEFAGGELYSLKRWLVFEGSFSGTLNKRDSVEIELILNTTDLNPSKTYRVYYWLQNPFNSGGQIYYAQYVSLGQSWIVSNSDEYISQPVISVYPNPLVKGNALKISASVFPAVFTVYNIKGQKVFSTGKVFSEISIPADIFPASGIYFLRCEMQDRDKTHKQIQKISIIK, encoded by the coding sequence ATGCGGAAAGTTAATAAACCTACCATTTATTTGGCAAAAGGGAATTTTTTATTTCCTTTAGCCGTTTTGTTTTTCCTGTTGCTACCGGTGTTTTTCTCTGCAGTTTCGCCTTTGCAAGTTGTTCCGGGAAGTGGCATTAAAGATATAGAAGATAGCAAGTTATATCATTTTCGTTATCATAATTTGGTTGACGATTATCATCTTTCAGGACCCAAAATCTGGGCAGTGCGTTTTAATTTCAAAGATGCTTATCCAATAGCCGATTCTGCCTCTTTTACGCTGAACAGTTTTAAAATTTATTCTCCCTATCCCAATCTGGAAATGCGGGTATCTTTATGGAATGAACAGTATGGGGGAAACAACGAATTAAACTATTTTCCGGGGGTTATTATTCCGGGTGGTAACTGGCAAAACATTACTCTTTCTACAAGTCCTACTACTATTACTTTTCCTGAAATTCAAAATCCTTTGCGGATTATTTGGCTGGTGATGGATTTTACTACACCTTTAGCCGATAAATATATGAGCGCTTCGGAAGGAAGCGGAAAGAACAGTTTTTATTACAATAACACAGTTCAGGGCAATGAATTCTGGCAAAGTTTGTTTACTGCCGGTTTTAAATGTGAATTACGAGTAAGCGCAATTGGAGATTTTAATTTATTACATACCGATTTGGAACTGCTTAGTTTTTCTCTTCCGGAGAATATTTTGCCTGGTTCCACCGTTCATCCTTCCGTTACGGTTTACAATCACAGTCAATATCCTGTAAGTGACACTTTGGAAGTTAATTTTTCCGATCCTTTGCTGGAATTAAATCAGACCCTCCAAATTCCTTTATTAAACATAAATCCCCGGGATTCTCTTTTTACGGTAAGTTCCGAAGGCATTTCTTTCAGCCGGGAGCCAAGCCAGATAAAGGTAACTCTTGCTTTCAAAAATCATCCTAATATCATTTTTTCTGCCCGTTATTATAATGTTTTTGGGGAGACAGGAAGTTCTCATTTGGTAGAATATTTCCGGCGTTATACTTTTGGCTTTTCCGATATTCCTCAAGAGGCATCCGAAGTTCATCATCTGCTCTATTTTCCTAATCTGGCAGATAATCTTTCCAATCTATTCGCAGTGCAGAGGTTCAATTATTATCAGTTCAATTCATTGCCTAAAACTGTTGTAGATGGCTATAAAAAATTTCATCTGCAGATTGATGCCAATTCTGAGGAACTTGTTTCCGCTATTTCAGCCGCACAGGCAAAAAGGAGCTTTATTTCACGCAGCAGCAGTAATATCAGTATGCCCGATCCGGAAACACCTGAAAATCTATTGTTGAATATAAAACTCTATAATGATAGAACTACTTTATATGAATGGACAGCAAGTTCTGCTCTCAATCCCAAATTTTTCGCCGGTATTTTTGAAGAAAATGAGTTTGCAGGCGGAGAACTCTATTCCCTGAAAAGGTGGCTTGTATTTGAGGGCTCTTTCAGCGGAACTCTTAATAAACGGGATAGTGTGGAAATTGAATTAATTTTGAATACTACCGACCTGAATCCCTCAAAGACATACAGGGTTTATTACTGGTTGCAGAATCCTTTCAACAGCGGAGGTCAGATTTATTATGCTCAATATGTTTCCTTGGGGCAATCCTGGATAGTTTCCAATTCTGATGAATATATATCTCAACCTGTTATTTCCGTTTATCCCAATCCTCTGGTAAAAGGAAATGCTTTAAAAATATCCGCTTCTGTTTTTCCTGCGGTTTTTACGGTTTATAATATTAAGGGGCAGAAGGTCTTTAGCACTGGGAAGGTCTTTAGTGAAATATCTATTCCTGCCGATATTTTTCCTGCTTCCGGTATCTATTTCCTGCGTTGTGAAATGCAGGATAGAGACAAAACACATAAACAAATCCAAAAAATAAGTATAATAAAGTGA
- a CDS encoding 3'-5' exoribonuclease YhaM family protein, translating to MAEHISIAEMQQKVNQEISGLYLVAEKELREGKNDFYLRLKLQDKTGTISANVWKDAVKHSDQFDTGDIISIQGTVVNYKGQIQLSLSQLRFADKSEYNIEDYLTRSKIEPEVLCDRFFEFVDKVHQPYLNKLLHLIFDDKEFFNQFLKAPAAKNWHHNYINGLIEHTVSVAALCEFASTLYPVNYDLLITGALLHDVAKVQEYDHRRNIDFTDAGRLIGHLALSDQMVCENAAKILGFPEELLLHLRHLILSHHGEYEKGSVRLPQTLEAIVLHHCDNLDAQATGVAQLIAAIPQNAVWSEYDKLNNRYYKIYRPV from the coding sequence ATGGCAGAACATATTTCCATAGCTGAAATGCAACAAAAAGTAAATCAGGAAATCAGCGGTTTGTATTTGGTAGCCGAAAAAGAACTCCGCGAGGGGAAAAATGACTTTTATCTGCGTTTAAAACTGCAGGATAAGACAGGAACCATCTCTGCCAATGTGTGGAAGGATGCAGTTAAGCATTCAGACCAGTTTGATACTGGCGATATAATCAGCATTCAAGGCACGGTTGTAAATTACAAAGGGCAGATTCAGCTTTCTCTATCTCAGCTTCGTTTTGCCGATAAATCCGAATATAATATAGAGGATTATCTAACGCGCAGTAAAATTGAACCGGAAGTTCTTTGCGACCGTTTTTTTGAGTTTGTGGATAAAGTGCATCAGCCCTATCTGAATAAATTGCTTCATCTTATCTTTGACGATAAGGAGTTCTTTAATCAATTCTTAAAAGCACCTGCAGCTAAAAACTGGCATCATAATTACATTAATGGGCTTATTGAGCATACCGTTTCAGTTGCTGCCTTATGTGAATTTGCCTCCACTCTTTATCCCGTAAATTACGATTTGCTGATAACCGGAGCTTTATTGCACGATGTAGCCAAAGTTCAGGAATATGACCACCGCAGAAATATTGATTTTACGGATGCAGGACGCCTTATCGGGCATTTAGCTCTTTCGGATCAAATGGTTTGTGAAAATGCTGCCAAAATTTTAGGTTTTCCCGAAGAATTATTACTCCATTTACGCCATTTAATTCTGTCTCATCATGGTGAATACGAAAAAGGGTCTGTGCGTTTGCCTCAAACCCTGGAAGCCATTGTTTTACACCATTGTGATAATCTGGATGCTCAGGCAACAGGTGTGGCACAATTGATTGCTGCAATTCCTCAAAATGCTGTCTGGAGCGAATATGACAAACTGAATAACCGCTATTATAAAATTTACCGACCTGTTTAA
- a CDS encoding MBL fold metallo-hydrolase, with product MFQTVIIASGSKGNCVLIQTENTALLLDAGISMHRIMECLESYHIESAKINGILVSHEHSDHIKGVGAISRKLKIPVYINRPTLSSCAERLGDVQDRIVLFNTGNSFTIGDIIIEPFVSTHDAAESCNFVFYPVSEPKRKLGVATDLGYPTQLCLLKLSGVSTLILESNHDEKMLMEGPYDWKLKQRIRSVQGHLSNVQAVGLISTLIHPGLKNLILAHLSETNNLPSLAEQTMQDYLNSIRSDIKLFVAEQNRPTPLIEI from the coding sequence ATGTTTCAAACCGTGATTATTGCCAGTGGCAGTAAAGGAAATTGCGTTTTAATTCAAACTGAAAATACCGCTCTCCTTTTGGATGCCGGAATAAGTATGCACAGAATTATGGAGTGTTTGGAATCATATCACATAGAATCAGCAAAAATAAATGGCATTCTCGTAAGCCATGAACATTCTGATCATATCAAAGGTGTAGGAGCTATTTCCCGTAAACTGAAAATTCCCGTTTATATTAATAGACCTACTCTTTCTTCTTGTGCAGAGCGTTTGGGCGATGTGCAGGATAGGATAGTGCTCTTTAACACAGGCAACAGTTTTACCATTGGAGATATAATTATTGAGCCGTTTGTTTCTACTCATGATGCTGCCGAGAGCTGTAATTTCGTTTTTTATCCCGTTTCTGAGCCCAAGCGTAAATTGGGTGTGGCTACAGACCTGGGCTATCCAACGCAATTATGTCTGCTAAAATTGAGCGGTGTAAGCACTTTAATCCTGGAAAGCAATCACGATGAAAAAATGCTGATGGAAGGACCTTACGACTGGAAACTGAAACAACGCATTCGCAGTGTGCAAGGTCATCTTTCCAATGTGCAAGCAGTTGGCTTAATTTCTACCCTTATTCATCCCGGTTTGAAAAACCTTATTCTGGCACATTTAAGCGAAACAAATAACCTTCCTTCCCTGGCAGAACAAACAATGCAGGATTATCTGAATAGTATCCGCAGCGATATAAAACTGTTTGTGGCAGAACAAAATAGGCCTACTCCCCTAATAGAAATTTAA
- the priA gene encoding replication restart helicase PriA yields the protein MHYYVIHLPLEIPKELIYCSSAEIVEGARVIVNLSGRLWTGICGAKTRPEEDKDIRYKAVIEVLDTVPVLSPELMKLGYWMADYYHCSVGKALFAMLPARLLPEMEANVIWLSENVPEPFIPLKKAIDKSENPVLKTLRKELTSYPLYKRIEEGEELGLLKIERRLNHKDKPRTVNFIIRLQPTLEEDTLPLKQREAWEKIKEEEPSFPMSNISSTISYSAIKALVKKGFIKIEPRRFEPESVSFENSSPLKQITLNYAQVEAIKDITEGFGTFNVNLLYGITGSGKTEVYIELIRHYLSVNKTVIFLIPEIALTPQMVDRFQSNFGQILAIQHSQLTEKDRLIQWQKIKSGEKRIVIGARSAVFAPLPDLGLIIVDEEHEGTYKQESAPRYQGRDLAIVRAQIQNAQVILGSATPALESWHNAQNGKYKLQKIESRPLDYCLPDVQVVDLRDEYEHSLISAPLLEAIDKRLQRKEQVILFQNRRGYSSFMQCLKCGKLITCKNCEISMSYHRDREEMQCHYCGNTIPSPRKCPYCGSYSFAYGAPGTQKIEQNLKILFPEAKILRMDSDSARKRDTYKSMYNRMKNKEVDILLGTQMISKGLDFPLVTLVGIVMADISLNLPDFRAAERTFQLLTQVAGRSGRRDKAGEVIIQTYNPEHYAIESASQQNYIRFATEELGYRKKLYYPPYYRLARILFQSTDLETLKKEMSNMREVLYLLRKQIPMPQLLLLGPSVAPFSKISSYYRYHLIFKAQTVKILQNAIRLFNSLYNCPSNIRKQIDIDPNTLM from the coding sequence ATGCATTATTATGTAATTCATTTGCCTTTGGAAATACCCAAGGAACTGATTTATTGTTCATCCGCAGAAATTGTGGAAGGAGCAAGAGTAATAGTAAATCTTTCCGGGCGTTTATGGACAGGAATTTGCGGAGCAAAAACCCGTCCCGAAGAGGATAAGGATATTAGATATAAGGCAGTTATAGAGGTTTTGGATACAGTTCCCGTGCTTTCACCGGAATTGATGAAATTGGGTTATTGGATGGCTGATTACTATCATTGTTCAGTGGGCAAGGCACTTTTCGCGATGTTGCCTGCGCGTTTGCTACCGGAAATGGAGGCAAATGTTATTTGGCTTTCAGAGAATGTTCCGGAACCTTTTATACCCTTAAAAAAGGCAATAGATAAAAGTGAAAATCCTGTTCTTAAAACATTACGGAAAGAGCTGACTTCATATCCTCTCTATAAAAGAATAGAAGAAGGTGAAGAACTGGGATTGTTGAAAATAGAGAGAAGATTAAATCATAAAGATAAGCCCCGAACAGTAAATTTTATAATCCGTTTGCAACCAACTTTGGAGGAAGATACTTTACCCTTAAAACAAAGAGAGGCATGGGAAAAAATTAAAGAGGAAGAACCCTCTTTTCCAATGTCCAATATAAGTTCCACAATCTCTTACAGTGCAATTAAGGCATTAGTTAAAAAAGGGTTTATTAAAATAGAACCACGCCGTTTTGAGCCCGAGTCCGTTTCTTTTGAAAATTCCTCGCCTTTAAAACAAATTACACTCAACTATGCCCAAGTTGAAGCAATTAAAGATATTACAGAGGGCTTTGGCACTTTTAATGTAAACTTGCTGTATGGCATTACCGGAAGTGGCAAAACAGAGGTCTATATTGAGCTTATCAGGCATTATCTATCCGTAAACAAAACCGTTATTTTCCTGATTCCGGAAATTGCTCTCACTCCGCAAATGGTTGATCGTTTTCAGAGTAATTTTGGACAAATTCTGGCAATTCAGCATAGTCAGCTAACTGAAAAAGACCGTTTAATCCAGTGGCAGAAAATAAAAAGCGGAGAAAAAAGAATTGTTATCGGAGCGCGCAGTGCCGTTTTTGCTCCTTTACCCGATTTGGGCTTAATTATTGTAGATGAAGAACATGAGGGTACATACAAACAGGAAAGCGCTCCTCGTTATCAAGGCAGGGATTTAGCTATTGTAAGAGCTCAAATACAAAATGCACAAGTAATTTTAGGCAGCGCTACACCGGCTTTGGAATCCTGGCATAATGCCCAAAACGGAAAATATAAATTGCAAAAAATTGAAAGCCGTCCTTTGGATTATTGTCTGCCAGATGTGCAAGTTGTTGATTTGAGAGATGAATATGAACACAGCTTGATTTCCGCTCCTCTTTTGGAAGCAATAGATAAACGCCTCCAAAGAAAAGAGCAGGTTATCCTTTTTCAAAATCGCCGGGGTTATTCATCTTTTATGCAATGCCTGAAATGCGGAAAACTAATTACCTGTAAGAATTGTGAAATCAGTATGAGTTATCATCGTGACCGCGAAGAAATGCAATGTCACTATTGCGGAAACACAATTCCCAGTCCGCGTAAATGTCCTTATTGTGGCTCTTATTCTTTTGCCTATGGAGCCCCAGGAACTCAAAAAATTGAACAGAACTTAAAAATCCTGTTTCCAGAGGCAAAAATCTTAAGAATGGATTCGGATTCGGCTCGCAAAAGGGATACCTATAAATCAATGTATAACCGTATGAAAAATAAGGAAGTGGATATATTACTGGGAACGCAGATGATTTCCAAAGGTCTGGATTTTCCTCTTGTAACCTTGGTAGGAATTGTGATGGCTGATATTTCCTTAAATTTGCCCGATTTTAGAGCCGCAGAAAGAACTTTTCAATTGCTTACTCAGGTTGCAGGACGCTCAGGACGCAGAGATAAAGCAGGAGAAGTTATTATTCAGACATATAATCCCGAGCACTACGCTATTGAATCAGCCAGCCAACAAAACTATATTCGTTTTGCCACAGAAGAACTTGGTTACCGAAAAAAGCTCTATTACCCGCCCTATTACCGTTTAGCCAGAATTTTGTTTCAAAGCACCGATTTGGAAACCCTGAAAAAAGAAATGAGCAATATGAGAGAAGTCCTTTATCTTTTACGCAAACAAATTCCTATGCCACAACTATTATTACTTGGTCCTTCAGTGGCTCCTTTCAGCAAAATCAGTTCTTATTACCGCTATCATCTTATTTTTAAAGCCCAAACCGTAAAAATTTTGCAGAACGCTATAAGATTATTTAATTCCCTTTATAATTGCCCTTCCAATATCCGAAAGCAGATTGATATTGACCCCAATACCCTGATGTAA